A single region of the Vicia villosa cultivar HV-30 ecotype Madison, WI linkage group LG4, Vvil1.0, whole genome shotgun sequence genome encodes:
- the LOC131596406 gene encoding glycine dehydrogenase (decarboxylating), mitochondrial — protein sequence MERARRLANRATLKRLLSEAKQNRKNESTTTTPVPFSLSGSGSSSRYVSSVSNSVFRGRGSKPDNNVSRRVGGVGGFLGVGYPSQSRSISVEALKPSDTFPRRHNSATPDEQTKMAESVGFDNLDSLVDATVPKSIRLKEMKFNKFDGGLTEGQMIEHMKDLASKNKVFKSYIGMGYYNTHVPPVILRNIMENPAWYTQYTPYQAEISQGRLESLLNFQTMITDLTGLPMSNASLLDEGTAAAEAMSMCNNIQKGKKKTFIIASNCHPQTIDICQTRADGFELKVVVKDLKDIDYKSGDVCGVLVQYPGTEGEVLDYGEFIKKAHANEVKVVMASDLLALTVLKPPGEFGADIVVGSAQRFGVPMGYGGPHAAFLATSQEYKRMMPGRIIGVSVDSSGKQALRMAMQTREQHIRRDKATSNICTAQALLANMAAMYAVYHGPEGLKAIAQRVHGLAGVFALGLKKLGFEVQDLGFFDTVKVKTSNAKAISDAAIKSEINLRVVDGNTITAAFDETTTLEDVDKLFKVFAGGKPVSFTAASLAPEFQNAIPSGLVRESPYLTHPIFNTYQTEHELLRYIHKLQSKDLSLCHSMIPLGSCTMKLNATTEMMPVTWPSFTDLHPFAPTEQAQGYQEMFSNLGDLLCTITGFDSFSLQPNAGAAGEYAGLMVIRAYHVSRGDHHRNVCIIPASAHGTNPASAAMVGMKIVTIGTDAKGNINIEELKKAAEKHKDNLSAFMVTYPSTHGVYEEGIDDICKIIHDNGGQVYMDGANMNAQVGLTSPGWIGADVCHLNLHKTFCIPHGGGGPGMGPIGVKKHLAPFLPSHPVVATGGIPLPENPQPLGSISAAPWGSALILPISYTYIAMMGSQGLTDASKIAILNANYMAKRLESYYPVLFRGVNGTVAHEFIIDLRGFKNTAGIEPEDVAKRLMDYGFHGPTMSWPVAGTLMIEPTESESKAELDRYCDALISIRKEIAEIEKGNADVHNNVLKGAPHPPSLLMADAWTKPYSRDYAAFPAAWLRGAKFWPTTGRVDNVYGDRNLVCTLLPASQAVEEQAAATA from the exons ATGGAACGTGCTCGCAGACTCGCAAACCGTGCAACTCTGAAGCGTCTTCTCTCAGAGGCGAAACAGAATCGGAAGAatgaatcaacaacaacaacacctgtTCCGTTTTCACTCTCTGGTTCTGGTTCATCCTCAAGGTACGTTTCCTCTGTTTCAAACTCTGTTTTCAGAGGCAGAGGATCCAAACCAGACAACAACGTTTCACGACGTGTTGGTGGTGTTGGTGGATTTCTCGGTGTCGGTTATCCATCACAATCTCGATCCATCTCCGTTGAAGCGTTGAAACCGAGTGACACATTTCCGAGACGCCATAACTCAGCTACGCCAGATGAACAAACGAAAATGGCTGAATCTGTTGGTTTCGATAACCTTGATTCACTGGTGGATGCAACAGTGCCGAAATCGATTCGGTTGAAGGAAATGAAGTTCAATAAATTTGATGGTGGATTGACAGAAGGTCAGATGATTGAACACATGAAGGATTTAGCATCGAAGAACAAGGTTTTCAAATCGTATATTGGTATGGGATACTATAACACTCATGTTCCTCCTGTGATTTTGAGGAACATCATGGAGAATCCTGCTTGGTATACACAGTATACGCCTTATCAAGCTGAGATATCGCAAGGTCGTCTTGAATCTTTGTTGAATTTTCAGACCATGATTACTGATCTCACTGGTTTGCCTATGTCAAATGCTTCGTTGCTTGATGAAGGTACTGCTGCTGCGGAAGCAATGTCTATGTGTAATAATATTCAAAAGGGTAAGAAGAAAACTTTCATTATTGCTAGTAATTGTCATCCACAGACCATTGATATATGTCAGACGAGAGCCGATGGATTTGAGCTCAAGGTTGTGGTGAAAGATCTTAAGGATATTGATTACAAATCTGGTGATGTTTGTGGTGTTCTTGTTCAGTATCCTGGTACTGAAGGTGAGGTTTTGGATTATGGTGAGTTTATTAAGAAGGCTCACGCGAATGAGGTTAAGGTTGTTATGGCGAGTGATCTGTTGGCATTGACTGTGTTGAAGCCTCCGGGTGAGTTTGGAGCTGATATCGTTGTTGGTTCGGCTCAGAGATTTGGTGTTCCGATGGGTTATGGTGGTCCTCATGCTGCTTTCTTGGCTACTTCGCAAGAGTATAAGAGGATGATGCCTGGAAGAATCATCGGTGTTAGTGTTGATTCTTCTGGAAAGCAAGCTTTGAGGATGGCTATGCAAACTAGGGAGCAGCATATCCGTAGGGACAAGGCCACCAGCAACATTTGCACTGCTCAG GCACTGCTTGCAAACATGGCTGCTATGTATGCTGTATATCATGGACCTGAAGGCCTTAAAGCCATTGCACAAAGGGTTCATGGTCTTGCTGGGGTGTTTGCTCTTGGGTTAAAGAAACTTGGGTTCGAAGTTCAGGATCTTGGCTTCTTCGATACTGTGAAGGTTAAGACTTCAAATGCCAAAGCAATTTCAGACGCTGCTATCAAAAGTGAAATCAATTTGCGTGTTGTAGATGGAAACACT ATCACTGCTGCTTTTGATGAAACAACCACTTTGGAGGATGTTGATAAGCTTTTCAAAGTTTTCGCTGGTGGCAAGCCT GTCTCATTCACAGCTGCATCTCTTGCACCAGAATTTCAGAACGCAATTCCTTCTGGATTAGTTAGGGAGAGTCCCTATTTGACACACCCTATCTTTAACAC GTACCAAACTGAGCATGAGTTGCTGAGATACATTCATAAGCTACAATCAAAAGATCTCTCACTTTGCCACAGTATGATCCCACTTGGATCTTGTACAATGAAGCTGAATGCAACAACTGAAATGATGCCTGTGACATGGCCTAGCTTTACCGATTTGCACCCTTTCGCACCAACTGAACAGGCTCAAGGATATCAG GAAATGTTCAGCAATTTGGGTGACCTGTTGTGTACCATTACTGGATTTGACTCCTTCTCTTTGCAACCAAATGCCGGTGCTGCTGGAGAATATGCCGGACTCATGGTTATTCGTGCATATCATGTG TCAAGAGGTGACCACCACCGCAATGTTTGCATTATACCAGCATCAGCACATGGTACAAATCCTGCTAGTGCTGCCATGGTTGGAATGAAAATTGTTACCATAGGAACTGATGCTAAGGGAAACATTAacattgaagagttgaagaaggCTGCTGAAAAACATAAGGACAACTTATCTGCGTTTATG GTTACATATCCTTCAACTCATGGTGTTTATGAAGAAGGTATTGATGATATTTGCAAGATTATCCATGATAATGGTGGCCAAGTATACATGGATGGTGCCAACATGAATGCACAG GTAGGACTTACAAGCCCAGGTTGGATTGGAGCAGATGTTTGCCATCTTAATCTCCATAAGACATTTTGCATTCCTCACGGAGGAGGTGGTCCTGGCATGGGTCCTATTGGTGTAAAGAAACACTTGGCACCATTTTTACCTTCACACCCCGTG GTGGCAACTGGTGGAATTCCTTTACCTGAAAATCCTCAACCACTTGGTAGTATCTCAGCTGCACCTTGGGGATCAGCACTCATATTGCCAATCTCTTACACATACATAGCCATGATGGGTTCTCAAGGACTCACCGACGCGTCAAAGATAGCCATTTTGAATGCAAACTACATGGCGAAACGATTGGAG AGCTATTACCCAGTTCTTTTCCGCGGAGTCAACGGAACAGTtgctcatgaattcattattgaCTTGAGAGGATTTAAG AATACTGCTGGAATTGAGCCTGAAGATGTTGCGAAACGTCTCATGGACTATGGATTTCATGGACCAACAATGTCATGGCCTGTGGCTGGTACACTCATGATTGAGCCTACTGAAAGTGAAAGCAAG GCTGAGTTAGACAGGTATTGTGATGCTCTTATTTCCATTAGAAAAGAAATTGCTGAGATTGAGAAAGGAAATGCTGATGTTCACAACAATGTTCTCAAG GGAGCCCCTCATCCACCATCACTGCTCATGGCTGATGCATGGACCAAACCATACTCCAGGGACTATGCAGCCTTCCCTGCTGCATGGCTCCGTGGTGCCAAGTTTTGGCCTACCACAG GACGTGTTGATAATGTGTACGGTGACCGCAACCTGGTTTGCACCCTTCTCCCAGCATCACAGGCTGTTGAAGAACAAGCTGCTGCAACTGCATAA